The proteins below come from a single Streptomyces sp. MRC013 genomic window:
- a CDS encoding CYTH and CHAD domain-containing protein, whose translation MADTKREIERKYEATTDARVPDLTRVRGVSRVVDTGTADLDAVYYDTPGLRLAAHSVTLRRRTGGDAGWHLKLPVAPGVRDEVHAPLDDHVPPALAALVRALTRGEDLVPAVRLRSSRDVRHLLDDGGGLLAELSTDTVHAERLTGDGGTARWTEIEVELADGGDPALLDAVDKRLRKAGVRPAAAPSKLARALEETGTPPPAARPAEHDTAGGHVLAYLREQADALLTHDIGLRRDHPDSVHRMRVATRRLRSAFRSHRKVLDREATDPVAAELKWLAAELGVDRDREVLDERLREALDAVPRTLRLGPVHARLDRWSAARRAGSRDRLLEILDGDRYLSLLDALDALLAGPPLRPAAAKSPRKALAKAVAKDQARVAARIRHALALDPGHDRDTALHEARKAAKRARYAAELAVPALGGPARRLVKDMKALQKLLGDHQDGVVAREALREIAVQANGAGESSFTWGLLHAREEARAADRERELPGLWAEARGLDG comes from the coding sequence ATGGCGGATACGAAACGTGAGATAGAGCGAAAGTACGAAGCCACCACCGACGCCCGGGTGCCGGACCTCACCCGGGTGCGCGGCGTCTCCCGCGTCGTCGACACGGGCACCGCGGACCTCGACGCCGTCTACTACGACACCCCCGGCCTGCGCCTCGCCGCCCACTCCGTCACCCTGCGCCGCCGCACCGGCGGCGACGCGGGCTGGCACCTCAAACTGCCCGTCGCCCCCGGTGTCCGCGACGAGGTCCACGCACCCCTCGACGACCACGTGCCACCCGCCCTCGCCGCGCTCGTCCGCGCCCTCACCCGCGGCGAGGACCTCGTCCCCGCCGTACGGCTGCGCTCCTCCCGCGACGTACGCCACCTCCTCGACGACGGCGGCGGCCTCCTCGCCGAACTGAGCACCGACACGGTCCACGCCGAGCGCCTCACCGGCGACGGCGGCACCGCCCGCTGGACCGAGATCGAGGTGGAACTCGCCGACGGCGGCGACCCCGCACTGCTGGACGCCGTCGACAAGCGCCTCCGCAAGGCCGGCGTCCGCCCCGCCGCGGCCCCGTCGAAACTCGCCCGCGCCCTGGAGGAGACCGGCACCCCGCCCCCGGCGGCCCGGCCCGCGGAACACGACACGGCCGGCGGTCACGTCCTCGCCTACCTGCGCGAACAGGCCGACGCCCTGCTCACCCACGACATCGGCCTGCGCCGCGACCACCCCGACTCCGTCCACCGGATGCGCGTCGCCACCCGTCGCCTGCGCAGTGCCTTCCGCAGCCACCGCAAGGTCCTCGACCGGGAGGCCACCGATCCCGTCGCCGCCGAACTGAAGTGGCTCGCCGCCGAACTGGGCGTCGACCGCGACCGGGAAGTGCTCGACGAGCGCCTGCGCGAGGCCCTGGACGCCGTCCCGCGCACCCTCCGGCTCGGCCCGGTGCACGCCCGCCTCGACCGCTGGTCCGCCGCCCGCCGGGCCGGCTCGCGCGACCGCCTCCTGGAGATCCTCGACGGCGACCGCTACCTCTCCCTCCTCGACGCCCTGGACGCCCTCCTCGCCGGCCCGCCGCTGCGGCCCGCCGCGGCCAAGTCCCCGCGGAAGGCACTCGCCAAGGCGGTCGCGAAGGACCAGGCCCGCGTGGCGGCCCGCATCCGGCACGCCCTGGCGCTCGACCCCGGCCACGACCGGGACACGGCCCTGCACGAGGCGCGGAAGGCCGCCAAGCGCGCCCGCTACGCCGCCGAACTCGCCGTCCCCGCCCTCGGCGGGCCCGCCCGGCGCCTCGTCAAGGACATGAAGGCCCTCCAGAAGCTCCTCGGCGACCACCAGGACGGCGTCGTCGCCCGCGAAGCCCTCCGGGAGATCGCCGTCCAGGCCAACGGCGCGGGCGAGTCGTCCTTCACCTGGGGCCTGCTCCACGCCCGGGAGGAGGCCCGGGCCGCCGACCGCGAACGCGAGCTGCCGGGCCTGTGGGCGGAGGCGCGGGGCCTGGACGGCTGA
- the rodA gene encoding rod shape-determining protein RodA — protein sequence MPAANSTLSVPRYAPEPGGLWARLTARDSPVRRLDWPLMLSALALSLVGALLVWSATRNRTELNQGDPYSFLFKHLLNTSIGVALMVGTIWLGHRTLRGAVPVLYGVSVVLVLLVLTPLGATINGAHAWIVLGGGFSLQPSEFVKVTIILGMAMLLAARVDAGDQVHPDHRTVAKSLALAVVPMVIVMLMPDLGSVMVMVVIVLGVLLASGASNRWILGLIGAGVAGAVLVAALGVLDEYQINRFAAFANPELDPAGVGYNTNQARIAIGSGGLYGAGLFNGHQTTGQFVPEQQTDFIFTVAGEELGFLGAGTIIALLGLVMWRACRIARETTELYGTIVAAGVIAWFAFQSFENIGMTLGIMPVAGLPLPFVSYGGSSMFAVWIAVGLLQSIRSQRPIAA from the coding sequence GTGCCCGCAGCCAACAGCACCCTGTCCGTCCCCCGCTACGCCCCCGAGCCGGGGGGCCTGTGGGCCAGGCTCACCGCCCGCGACTCCCCGGTGCGCCGCCTCGACTGGCCACTGATGCTCTCGGCACTGGCCCTGTCCCTCGTCGGCGCGCTCCTCGTGTGGTCGGCCACCCGCAACCGCACCGAGCTCAACCAGGGCGATCCGTACTCCTTCCTCTTCAAGCACCTGCTCAACACGAGCATCGGCGTCGCCCTGATGGTCGGCACGATCTGGCTCGGGCACCGCACCCTGCGCGGCGCGGTACCCGTCCTGTACGGCGTCTCCGTCGTACTCGTCCTGCTCGTCCTCACCCCGCTGGGCGCCACCATCAACGGCGCCCACGCCTGGATCGTCCTCGGCGGCGGCTTCTCCCTCCAGCCGTCCGAGTTCGTGAAGGTCACGATCATCCTCGGCATGGCGATGCTCCTCGCGGCCCGCGTCGACGCCGGGGACCAGGTCCACCCCGACCACCGCACCGTCGCCAAGTCCCTGGCCCTCGCCGTCGTCCCCATGGTGATCGTCATGCTGATGCCGGACCTCGGCTCCGTGATGGTCATGGTCGTGATCGTCCTCGGCGTGCTCCTCGCCTCCGGCGCCTCCAACCGGTGGATCCTCGGCCTGATCGGCGCGGGCGTCGCCGGCGCGGTCCTCGTCGCCGCGCTCGGCGTCCTCGACGAGTACCAGATCAACCGCTTCGCCGCGTTCGCCAACCCCGAACTCGACCCCGCGGGCGTCGGCTACAACACCAACCAGGCCCGCATCGCCATCGGATCCGGCGGCCTGTACGGCGCCGGCCTCTTCAACGGCCACCAGACGACCGGCCAGTTCGTCCCCGAGCAGCAGACCGACTTCATCTTCACCGTCGCCGGCGAGGAGCTCGGCTTCCTCGGCGCCGGCACGATCATCGCCCTGCTCGGCCTCGTCATGTGGCGCGCCTGCCGCATCGCACGGGAGACCACCGAGCTGTACGGCACGATCGTCGCCGCCGGCGTCATCGCCTGGTTCGCCTTCCAGTCCTTCGAGAACATCGGCATGACCCTCGGCATCATGCCCGTCGCCGGCCTGCCCCTGCCGTTCGTCTCCTACGGCGGCTCGTCCATGTTCGCCGTGTGGATCGCCGTCGGCCTGCTGCAGTCCATCCGTTCCCAGCGGCCCATAGCCGCATGA
- a CDS encoding TIGR03960 family B12-binding radical SAM protein — protein MPESVFPQLEALLPHVQKPIQYVGGELNSTVKPWESCDVRWALMYPDAYEVGLPNQGVMILYEVLNEREGVLAERTYSVWPDLEKLMREKGVPQFTVDSHRPVGAFDVFGLSFSTELGYTNMLTALLGYTNMLTALDLAGIPLEARDRGVDHPIVLAGGHAAFNPEPIADFVDAAVIGDGEQAVLEITDIIRAWKAEGRPGGREEVLLRLARTGGVYVPRFYDVEYLPDGRIGRVVPNRSGVPWRVSKHTVMDLDEWPYPKQPLVPLAETVHERMSVEIFRGCTRGCRFCQAGMITRPVRERSITGIGEMVDKGLKATGFEEVGLLSLSSADHSEIGDIAKGLADRYEDDKIGLSLPSTRVDAFNVDLADELTRNGRRSGLTFAPEGGSERMRRVINKMVSEEDLIRTVATAYGNGWRQVKLYFMCGLPTETDEDVLQIADMAANVIAKGREVSKSNDIRCTVSIGGFVPKPHTPFQWAPQLSAEETDARLEKLRDRIRGDRRYGRSIGFRYHDGKPGIVEGLLSRGDRRVGAVIRAVYEDGGRFDGWREHFSYDRWMECAAKTLPQYGVDVDWYTTRERTYEEVLPWDHLDSGLDKDWLWEDWQDALDETEVEDCRWTPCFDCGVCPAMDTSIQIGPTGRKLLPLTVAE, from the coding sequence ATGCCTGAGTCGGTCTTCCCACAGCTCGAAGCTCTGCTCCCGCATGTGCAGAAGCCGATCCAGTACGTCGGCGGCGAGCTCAACTCCACGGTCAAGCCCTGGGAGAGCTGCGACGTCCGCTGGGCCCTGATGTACCCCGACGCGTACGAGGTCGGCCTGCCCAACCAGGGCGTCATGATCCTCTACGAGGTGCTGAACGAGCGCGAGGGCGTCCTCGCCGAGCGCACCTACAGCGTCTGGCCGGACCTCGAGAAGCTGATGCGCGAGAAGGGCGTGCCGCAGTTCACCGTCGACAGCCACCGCCCCGTCGGCGCGTTCGACGTCTTCGGCCTCAGCTTCTCCACCGAGCTGGGCTACACCAACATGCTCACCGCGCTGCTGGGCTACACCAACATGCTCACCGCGCTCGACCTGGCGGGCATCCCCCTGGAGGCGAGGGACCGCGGCGTCGACCACCCGATCGTCCTCGCCGGCGGCCACGCCGCGTTCAACCCCGAGCCGATCGCCGACTTCGTCGACGCCGCGGTCATCGGCGACGGCGAGCAGGCCGTGCTGGAGATCACCGACATCATCCGCGCGTGGAAGGCCGAGGGCCGCCCCGGCGGCCGCGAGGAGGTCCTCCTCCGCCTGGCCAGGACCGGCGGCGTGTACGTCCCGCGCTTCTACGACGTGGAGTACCTGCCCGACGGCCGCATCGGACGCGTCGTGCCCAACCGCTCCGGCGTGCCGTGGCGCGTGTCGAAGCACACCGTCATGGACCTCGACGAGTGGCCGTACCCGAAGCAGCCGCTCGTCCCGCTCGCCGAGACGGTCCACGAGCGGATGTCCGTCGAGATCTTCCGCGGCTGCACCCGGGGCTGCCGCTTCTGCCAGGCCGGCATGATCACGCGCCCCGTGCGGGAGCGGAGCATCACCGGCATCGGCGAGATGGTCGACAAGGGCCTCAAGGCGACCGGCTTCGAGGAGGTCGGCCTGCTCTCCCTGTCCTCCGCCGACCACTCCGAGATCGGCGACATCGCCAAGGGCCTCGCGGACCGCTACGAGGACGACAAGATCGGCCTGTCCCTCCCCTCCACCCGCGTCGACGCCTTCAACGTCGACCTGGCCGACGAGCTGACCCGCAACGGCCGCCGGTCCGGCCTCACCTTCGCCCCCGAGGGCGGCTCCGAGCGCATGCGCAGGGTCATCAACAAGATGGTCTCGGAGGAGGACCTGATCCGCACGGTCGCCACGGCGTACGGCAACGGCTGGCGCCAGGTGAAGCTCTACTTCATGTGCGGCCTCCCCACCGAGACCGACGAGGACGTCCTCCAGATCGCCGACATGGCGGCGAACGTCATCGCCAAGGGCCGCGAGGTGTCGAAGTCCAACGACATCCGCTGCACGGTCTCCATCGGCGGGTTCGTGCCCAAGCCCCACACCCCGTTCCAGTGGGCGCCGCAGCTCTCCGCCGAGGAGACCGACGCCCGCCTGGAGAAGCTCCGCGACAGGATCCGCGGCGACAGGAGGTACGGCCGCTCGATCGGCTTCCGCTACCACGACGGCAAGCCCGGCATCGTCGAGGGCCTCCTGTCGCGCGGCGACCGCCGCGTCGGCGCCGTCATCCGCGCCGTCTACGAGGACGGCGGCCGCTTCGACGGCTGGCGCGAGCACTTCAGTTACGACCGCTGGATGGAGTGCGCCGCGAAGACGCTGCCGCAGTACGGCGTCGACGTCGACTGGTACACGACGCGCGAGCGCACCTACGAGGAGGTCCTGCCCTGGGACCACCTCGACTCCGGTCTGGACAAGGACTGGCTGTGGGAGGACTGGCAGGACGCCCTCGACGAGACCGAGGTCGAGGACTGCCGCTGGACGCCCTGCTTCGACTGCGGCGTCTGCCCCGCCATGGACACCTCCATCCAGATCGGCCCCACCGGCAGGAAACTGCTCCCGCTCACGGTCGCCGAGTAA
- a CDS encoding Rne/Rng family ribonuclease, with protein MLESNETGTAGTSEEDNTPSGTLPPRRRRRAASRPAGPPVAADTAPETVVTTAAPAEAAVPETPSTGSGEAVEAAAPARARRRATRKATAPAVEGSGAAAVAGEPVEEPAVEAAAPVRARRRATRKATAPAVEGSGAAAVVEPRDVEAVEPAAVSGAAVSEESSEAPEAAAPVRARRRATRKVAAPAVEGSGAAAVVEPQAQAVQVSAAAEAVAPAGSEAPEAAAPVRARRRATRKVAAPAVEGSGAAAVVEPQAQAVQVSAAAEAVAPAGSEAPEAAAPARTRRRATRKATAPVARPETETETETETGESLPATAVEQITADESGQVAAAEQAASRGRTRRRATSPQFTAEPPRGPERGRRPARPAVPVFQAPVFTEPMFQTPETAAAAAAAEAAEAAAEAEEETAETATPVAERVEAGGRRRRRRGEAAEAAEAAPSAGPAAAEEAEAEDETAGDEAEQAVAEDEEQDDFEERPSRRRRRGGRRRRRGESADDHDETVVEDDEQGDEDGADGEDAEHEPEGPEGTEGDATPSAAGTSSSRRRRRRRRRSGEPAEAEAAAEEDGVRTVVKVREPRAPRDRGAEPSDEVQSIKGSTRLEAKKQRRREGREQGRRRVPIITEAEFLARREAVERVMVVRQNGDRTQIGVLEDNVLVEHYVNKEQATSYVGNVYLGKVQNVLPSMEAAFVDIGKGRNAVLYAGEVNFEALGMANGPRRIETALKSGQSVLVQVTKDPIGHKGARLTSQVSLPGRYLVYVPEGSMTGISRKLPDTERARLKAILKKIVPEDAGVIVRTAAEGASEDELRRDVERLQAQWEEIRQRAKTGNAPTLLYGEPDMTVRVVRDIFNEDFSKVIVSGDEAWETIHGYVSHVAPDLADRLQRWTSEVDVFATYRIDEQLMKALDRKVWLPSGGSLVIDKTEAMVVVDVNTGKFTGQGGNLEETVTRNNLEAAEEIVRQLRLRDLGGIVVIDFIDMVLESNRDLVLRRLLECLGRDRTKHQVAEVTSLGLVQMTRKRVGQGLLESFSETCVHCNGRGVIVHMEQPGTVGGGGKRARKRGRGGAEHPHEHAEPVEAAEEPTAEVPEAEAPEAEAPAPAAAPEPAFAPDEELYSSAAEAEAAASRGRTRRRASRKASAPAGAPRAAETEPVVQTPVTPVTPVAEPVTAPEPQEPAPAAEPEPVAAAPQAAAEAPEAAPEAPAAEAAAPQGRTRRRATRKATAPAGPPSGAAEAAVVVAPAAPEAPATAEQPAAGEPAAEEPAPAAAPPRPRRRVVRKVTAPAGSPSGAAEAAVVVVAGPPAAGPEDGTGAEDGAGPEAQAAEKPARKTAKKATAKKAATKKTAAKKTAAKKATAKKAAAVKTASKTAKKTAKTAGSAGRTAAGEPSEPSVTVVTES; from the coding sequence ATGCTCGAGTCGAACGAGACCGGCACCGCCGGTACCAGCGAAGAAGACAACACACCCAGCGGCACGCTGCCGCCGCGCCGCAGGCGCCGTGCGGCGTCGCGCCCCGCGGGTCCGCCGGTCGCGGCGGACACCGCCCCCGAGACCGTCGTGACCACGGCCGCCCCGGCCGAGGCCGCCGTGCCCGAGACGCCTTCCACCGGGTCCGGGGAGGCCGTCGAGGCCGCCGCTCCGGCTCGTGCGCGCCGCCGCGCCACGCGCAAGGCGACGGCTCCGGCCGTCGAGGGTTCCGGGGCGGCCGCGGTGGCGGGGGAGCCCGTGGAGGAGCCGGCCGTCGAGGCCGCGGCTCCGGTTCGTGCGCGTCGTCGTGCCACGCGTAAGGCGACGGCTCCGGCCGTCGAGGGTTCCGGGGCGGCCGCGGTGGTGGAGCCGCGGGACGTCGAGGCTGTGGAGCCTGCCGCCGTGTCGGGGGCCGCCGTCTCCGAGGAGTCGTCCGAGGCTCCCGAGGCCGCGGCTCCGGTTCGTGCGCGTCGTCGTGCCACGCGCAAGGTGGCGGCTCCGGCCGTCGAGGGTTCCGGGGCGGCCGCGGTGGTGGAGCCGCAGGCGCAGGCCGTTCAGGTCTCCGCCGCCGCCGAGGCCGTCGCGCCCGCCGGGTCCGAGGCTCCCGAGGCCGCGGCTCCGGTTCGTGCGCGTCGTCGTGCCACGCGCAAGGTGGCGGCTCCGGCCGTCGAGGGTTCCGGGGCGGCCGCGGTGGTGGAGCCGCAGGCGCAGGCCGTTCAGGTCTCCGCCGCCGCCGAGGCCGTCGCGCCCGCCGGGTCCGAGGCTCCCGAGGCCGCCGCTCCGGCTCGTACGCGCCGCCGCGCCACGCGCAAGGCCACCGCCCCGGTCGCGCGCCCCGAGACCGAGACGGAGACCGAGACCGAGACGGGCGAGAGCCTGCCCGCCACCGCCGTCGAGCAGATCACCGCCGACGAGTCCGGCCAGGTCGCCGCCGCCGAGCAGGCCGCCTCCCGGGGGCGTACGCGCCGCCGCGCGACCTCTCCGCAGTTCACCGCCGAGCCCCCGCGCGGCCCCGAGCGCGGCCGCCGCCCGGCACGCCCCGCCGTGCCGGTGTTCCAGGCCCCGGTCTTCACCGAGCCGATGTTCCAGACCCCGGAGACGGCCGCCGCGGCCGCCGCCGCCGAGGCCGCGGAGGCCGCCGCCGAGGCGGAGGAGGAGACGGCCGAGACCGCCACACCCGTCGCCGAGCGCGTCGAGGCCGGTGGGCGCCGCCGTCGCCGCCGGGGCGAGGCCGCGGAGGCCGCCGAGGCCGCGCCTTCCGCCGGACCCGCCGCCGCCGAGGAGGCGGAGGCCGAGGACGAGACCGCCGGGGACGAGGCCGAGCAGGCCGTCGCCGAGGACGAGGAGCAGGACGACTTCGAGGAGCGACCGTCGCGCCGCCGCCGCCGGGGCGGCCGTCGCCGCCGCCGCGGCGAGTCGGCCGACGACCACGACGAGACCGTCGTCGAGGACGACGAGCAGGGCGACGAGGACGGCGCCGACGGCGAGGACGCCGAGCACGAGCCCGAGGGCCCCGAGGGAACCGAGGGTGACGCCACCCCGTCCGCCGCCGGCACGAGCAGCTCGCGCCGCCGTCGTCGCCGCCGCCGCCGCAGCGGCGAGCCCGCCGAGGCCGAGGCGGCCGCGGAGGAGGACGGCGTCCGCACGGTCGTCAAGGTCCGCGAGCCGCGAGCCCCGCGGGACAGGGGCGCCGAGCCGTCCGACGAGGTGCAGTCCATCAAGGGCTCCACGCGGCTGGAGGCGAAGAAGCAGCGCCGCCGCGAGGGCCGGGAGCAGGGCCGCCGCCGCGTCCCGATCATCACCGAGGCCGAGTTCCTCGCCCGCCGCGAGGCCGTCGAGCGCGTCATGGTCGTCCGCCAGAACGGCGACCGCACGCAGATCGGCGTCCTCGAGGACAACGTGCTCGTCGAGCACTACGTCAACAAGGAGCAGGCGACCTCGTACGTCGGCAACGTCTACCTGGGCAAGGTCCAGAACGTGCTGCCGTCCATGGAGGCCGCGTTCGTCGACATCGGCAAGGGCCGCAACGCCGTCCTGTACGCCGGCGAGGTCAACTTCGAGGCGCTCGGCATGGCCAACGGGCCGCGCCGCATCGAGACCGCCCTCAAGTCCGGACAGTCCGTCCTCGTCCAGGTGACCAAGGACCCCATCGGCCACAAGGGCGCCCGCCTCACCAGCCAGGTCTCCCTGCCCGGTCGGTACCTGGTCTACGTGCCCGAGGGATCGATGACCGGCATCAGCCGCAAGCTCCCCGACACCGAGCGGGCCCGGCTGAAGGCCATCCTCAAGAAGATCGTCCCCGAGGACGCCGGCGTCATCGTGCGCACCGCCGCCGAGGGCGCCAGCGAGGACGAGCTGCGCCGCGACGTCGAGCGGCTCCAGGCGCAGTGGGAGGAGATCCGGCAGAGGGCGAAGACGGGCAACGCCCCGACGCTCCTGTACGGCGAGCCGGACATGACCGTCCGCGTCGTCCGCGACATCTTCAACGAGGACTTCTCGAAGGTCATCGTCAGCGGCGACGAGGCGTGGGAGACCATCCACGGCTACGTGTCGCATGTCGCGCCCGACCTGGCGGACCGGCTGCAGCGCTGGACGTCCGAGGTGGACGTCTTCGCGACGTACCGGATCGACGAGCAGCTGATGAAGGCGCTCGACCGGAAGGTGTGGCTGCCGTCCGGCGGTTCGCTGGTGATCGACAAGACCGAGGCCATGGTCGTGGTCGACGTCAACACCGGCAAGTTCACCGGCCAGGGCGGCAACCTGGAGGAGACCGTCACCAGGAACAACCTGGAGGCGGCCGAGGAGATCGTCCGGCAGCTGCGCCTGCGCGACCTGGGCGGCATCGTCGTCATCGACTTCATCGACATGGTGCTGGAGTCCAACCGGGACCTGGTGCTGCGGCGCCTGCTGGAGTGCCTGGGCCGGGACCGCACCAAGCACCAGGTCGCCGAGGTCACGTCGCTGGGTCTGGTCCAGATGACCCGCAAGCGGGTCGGCCAGGGTCTCCTGGAGTCGTTCTCCGAGACCTGCGTCCACTGCAACGGCCGCGGTGTCATCGTCCACATGGAACAGCCCGGAACCGTCGGCGGCGGCGGCAAGCGGGCGCGCAAGCGCGGCCGCGGCGGCGCCGAGCACCCGCACGAGCACGCCGAGCCGGTGGAGGCCGCCGAGGAGCCCACCGCCGAGGTACCGGAGGCCGAGGCTCCGGAGGCCGAAGCGCCCGCCCCGGCCGCCGCTCCGGAGCCGGCGTTCGCCCCGGACGAGGAGCTGTACTCCAGCGCCGCCGAGGCCGAGGCCGCCGCGTCCCGGGGCCGCACGCGCCGCCGGGCGAGCCGCAAGGCGTCCGCCCCGGCCGGCGCGCCCCGCGCCGCGGAGACCGAGCCGGTCGTCCAGACCCCGGTGACCCCGGTGACCCCGGTCGCCGAGCCGGTGACGGCGCCGGAACCGCAGGAGCCCGCCCCGGCCGCCGAGCCGGAGCCGGTCGCCGCCGCACCGCAGGCCGCCGCCGAGGCGCCGGAGGCCGCCCCCGAGGCACCCGCCGCCGAGGCCGCAGCGCCCCAGGGCCGTACCCGCCGCCGCGCCACCCGCAAGGCCACGGCCCCGGCCGGTCCGCCGTCGGGGGCCGCGGAGGCCGCCGTCGTCGTGGCGCCCGCCGCCCCGGAGGCGCCGGCCACCGCCGAGCAGCCGGCGGCCGGAGAGCCGGCCGCCGAGGAGCCCGCGCCCGCGGCGGCCCCGCCGCGGCCGCGCCGCCGGGTGGTCCGCAAGGTCACCGCGCCGGCCGGTTCGCCGTCGGGGGCCGCGGAGGCCGCCGTCGTCGTGGTGGCCGGTCCCCCGGCGGCCGGGCCGGAGGACGGGACCGGAGCGGAGGACGGGGCCGGGCCGGAGGCGCAGGCCGCCGAGAAGCCCGCCCGGAAGACCGCCAAGAAGGCGACGGCCAAGAAGGCCGCCACCAAGAAGACGGCCGCCAAGAAGACCGCTGCGAAGAAGGCGACCGCCAAGAAGGCCGCGGCCGTCAAGACGGCGTCGAAGACGGCGAAGAAGACGGCGAAGACCGCCGGATCGGCCGGGAGGACCGCCGCGGGGGAGCCGTCCGAGCCCTCCGTGACGGTGGTCACGGAAAGCTGA
- a CDS encoding TIGR03936 family radical SAM-associated protein has translation MQRIRLRYTKRGRLRFTSHRDFQRAFERALRRAEVPMAYSAGFTPHPKVSYANAAPTGTASEAEYLEIALTEPRDPAKLRVLLDESLPDGLDIVDAVEARTPGLADRLTASVWELRLDGVDPADAERAVAAFLAAGTVEVQRMTKNGLRTFDARAAVAGLEAAPAPADRPLDGPCAILRLVVRHVTPAVRPDDVLSGLRAVADLAPPVPAAVTRLAQGLFDEESGTVTDPLAPDREAVTAAPSKAAGPAAATAPEGAGSA, from the coding sequence GTGCAGCGCATCCGACTGCGCTACACCAAGCGCGGCCGCCTCCGGTTCACCAGCCACCGAGACTTCCAGCGCGCGTTCGAGCGCGCGCTGCGCCGCGCCGAGGTGCCCATGGCGTACTCGGCCGGTTTCACACCCCATCCCAAGGTGTCGTACGCGAACGCCGCGCCGACCGGCACGGCCTCCGAGGCCGAGTACCTGGAGATCGCACTCACCGAACCGCGCGACCCCGCGAAGCTGCGGGTGCTGCTCGACGAGTCCCTGCCCGACGGCCTCGACATCGTCGACGCCGTCGAGGCCCGCACCCCGGGCCTCGCCGACCGGCTCACCGCCTCCGTGTGGGAGTTGCGGCTCGACGGGGTCGACCCGGCCGACGCCGAGCGGGCCGTCGCCGCGTTCCTCGCGGCGGGTACCGTGGAGGTGCAGCGCATGACCAAGAACGGTCTGCGCACCTTCGACGCCCGCGCCGCCGTGGCGGGACTCGAAGCCGCGCCCGCTCCGGCTGATAGGCCGCTGGACGGCCCCTGTGCGATACTGCGGCTGGTCGTTCGGCACGTGACACCCGCCGTTCGACCCGACGACGTCCTGTCCGGTCTCCGCGCTGTGGCCGACCTGGCGCCGCCGGTCCCCGCAGCGGTGACCAGGCTGGCGCAGGGGCTCTTCGACGAGGAGTCCGGCACGGTGACCGACCCGCTCGCGCCCGACCGCGAGGCAGTCACGGCCGCCCCTTCCAAGGCCGCCGGGCCCGCCGCCGCGACGGCGCCGGAAGGTGCAGGTTCCGCGTAG